The following coding sequences are from one Cervus canadensis isolate Bull #8, Minnesota chromosome 4, ASM1932006v1, whole genome shotgun sequence window:
- the NHP2 gene encoding H/ACA ribonucleoprotein complex subunit 2 isoform X1 → MTKIKADPDGPEAQADACCAERTYHELLVNLNPIAQPLASRRLTRKLYKCIKKAVKQKQIRRGVKEVQKFINKGEKGIMVLAGDTLPIEVYCHLPVMCEDRNLPYVYIPSKTDLGAAAGSKRPTCVIMVKPHEEYQEAYDECLEEVQALPPPM, encoded by the exons ATGACCAAAATAAAGGCAGATCCAGACGGGCCGGAGGCTCAGGCGGACGCGTGCTGCGCGGAGCGCACTTACCATGAACTGCTAGTGAATCTGAACCCCATCGCGCAGCCTCTGGCGTCTCGCCGCCTCACGCGGAAGCTCTACAAATGCATCAAGAAAG CcgtgaagcagaagcagattcgGCGCGGGGTGAAGGAGGTTCAGAAATTTATCAACAAAGGCGAGAAAGG GATTATGGTTTTGGCAGGAGACACGTTACCCATTGAGGTATACTGCCATCTCCCAGTTATGTGTGAAGATCGGAATTTGCCATATGTCTATATCCCCTCTAAGACG GACCTGGGTGCAGCCGCTGGCTCTAAGCGCCCCACCTGTGTGATAATGGTCAAGCCCCACGAGGAATACCAGGAGGCCTATGACGAGTGCCTGGAGGAGGTGcaagccctgcccccacccatgTGA
- the HNRNPAB gene encoding heterogeneous nuclear ribonucleoprotein A/B isoform X2 — protein sequence MSEAGEEQPMETTGATENGHEAAPEGESPAGTGTGVAAGAGGGSAAPQAGNQNGAEGDQINASKNEEDAGKMFVGGLSWDTSKKDLKDYFTKFGEVVDCTIKMDPNTGRSRGFGFILFKDAASVEKVLDQKEHRLDGRVIDPKKAMAMKKDPVKKIFVGGLNPEATEEKIREYFGEFGEIEAIELPMDPKSNKRRGFVFITFKEEEPVKKVLEKKFHTISGSKCEIKVAQPKEVYQQQQYGSGGRGNRNRGNRGSGGGGGSGGQGSTNYGKSQRRGGHQNNYKPY from the exons ATGTCGGAAGCGGGTGAAGAGCAGCCCATGGAGACGACGGGAGCCACCGAGAACGGACATGAGGCTGCCCCCGAAGGCGAGTCGCCGGCCGGGACTGGTACCGGCGTTGCGGCGGGGGCCGGAGGCGGGAGCGCGGCGCCCCAGGCCGGCAACCAGAACGGCGCCGAGGGCGACCAGATCAACGCCAGCAAGAATGAGGAGGACGCGGG AAAAATGTTCGTTGGTGGCCTGAGCTGGGATACCAGCAAAAAGGATCTAAAAGATTATTTTACCAAATTTGGAGAGGTCGTTGACTGTACAATAAAAATGGATCCCAACACTGGCCGGTCAAGAGGGTTTGGATTTATCCTCTTCAAAGATGCAGCCAGTGTGGAGAAG GTTCTAGACCAGAAGGAGCACAGGCTGGATGGCCGTGTCATTGACCCCAAAAAAGCCATGGCCATGAAGAAAGACCCAGTAAAGAAAATTTTTGTAGGGGGTCTAAATCCTGAAGCCACTGAGGAGAAGATAAGGGAGTACTTTGGCGAGTTTGGGGAG ATTGAAGCCATTGAGCTTCCAATGGATCCAAAGTCGAACAAAAGACGAGGCTTTGTTTTCATCACCTTTAAAGAAGAAGAACCTGTGAAGAAAGTGCTGGAGAAAAAGTTCCATACTATCAGTGGAAGTAAG TGTGAAATCAAGGTGGCTCAGCCCAAAGAGGTTTATCAACAGCAGCAGTATGGCTCTGGGGGCCGTGGGAATCGCAATCGAGGGAACCGAGGCAGTGGTGGCGGTGGCGGAAGTGGAG GTCAGGGTAGTACAAATTACGGGAAGAGCCAGCGACGCGGTGGCCATCAGAATAACTACAAGCCATACTGA
- the HNRNPAB gene encoding heterogeneous nuclear ribonucleoprotein A/B isoform X1 codes for MSEAGEEQPMETTGATENGHEAAPEGESPAGTGTGVAAGAGGGSAAPQAGNQNGAEGDQINASKNEEDAGKMFVGGLSWDTSKKDLKDYFTKFGEVVDCTIKMDPNTGRSRGFGFILFKDAASVEKVLDQKEHRLDGRVIDPKKAMAMKKDPVKKIFVGGLNPEATEEKIREYFGEFGEIEAIELPMDPKSNKRRGFVFITFKEEEPVKKVLEKKFHTISGSKCEIKVAQPKEVYQQQQYGSGGRGNRNRGNRGSGGGGGSGGQSQSWNQGYGSYWNQGYGYQQGYGPGYGGYDYSPYGYYGYGPGYDYSQGSTNYGKSQRRGGHQNNYKPY; via the exons ATGTCGGAAGCGGGTGAAGAGCAGCCCATGGAGACGACGGGAGCCACCGAGAACGGACATGAGGCTGCCCCCGAAGGCGAGTCGCCGGCCGGGACTGGTACCGGCGTTGCGGCGGGGGCCGGAGGCGGGAGCGCGGCGCCCCAGGCCGGCAACCAGAACGGCGCCGAGGGCGACCAGATCAACGCCAGCAAGAATGAGGAGGACGCGGG AAAAATGTTCGTTGGTGGCCTGAGCTGGGATACCAGCAAAAAGGATCTAAAAGATTATTTTACCAAATTTGGAGAGGTCGTTGACTGTACAATAAAAATGGATCCCAACACTGGCCGGTCAAGAGGGTTTGGATTTATCCTCTTCAAAGATGCAGCCAGTGTGGAGAAG GTTCTAGACCAGAAGGAGCACAGGCTGGATGGCCGTGTCATTGACCCCAAAAAAGCCATGGCCATGAAGAAAGACCCAGTAAAGAAAATTTTTGTAGGGGGTCTAAATCCTGAAGCCACTGAGGAGAAGATAAGGGAGTACTTTGGCGAGTTTGGGGAG ATTGAAGCCATTGAGCTTCCAATGGATCCAAAGTCGAACAAAAGACGAGGCTTTGTTTTCATCACCTTTAAAGAAGAAGAACCTGTGAAGAAAGTGCTGGAGAAAAAGTTCCATACTATCAGTGGAAGTAAG TGTGAAATCAAGGTGGCTCAGCCCAAAGAGGTTTATCAACAGCAGCAGTATGGCTCTGGGGGCCGTGGGAATCGCAATCGAGGGAACCGAGGCAGTGGTGGCGGTGGCGGAAGTGGAG GTCAGAGTCAGAGTTGGAATCAGGGCTACGGCAGCTACTGGAACCAGGGCTACGGCTACCAGCAGGGCTACGGGCCCGGCTATGGCGGCTACGACTACTCGCCCTATGGCTATTACGGCTACGGCCCCGGCTACGACTACA GTCAGGGTAGTACAAATTACGGGAAGAGCCAGCGACGCGGTGGCCATCAGAATAACTACAAGCCATACTGA
- the NHP2 gene encoding H/ACA ribonucleoprotein complex subunit 2 isoform X2, whose product MHQESREAEADSARGEGGSEIYQQRRERALCYGETMAVIKYKITSCHGIMVLAGDTLPIEVYCHLPVMCEDRNLPYVYIPSKTDLGAAAGSKRPTCVIMVKPHEEYQEAYDECLEEVQALPPPM is encoded by the exons ATGCATCAAGAAAG CcgtgaagcagaagcagattcgGCGCGGGGTGAAGGAGGTTCAGAAATTTATCAACAAAGGCGAGAAAGG gcactgtgctatgGGGAGACAATGGCAGTAATCAAATACAAAATTACAAGTTGTCATGG GATTATGGTTTTGGCAGGAGACACGTTACCCATTGAGGTATACTGCCATCTCCCAGTTATGTGTGAAGATCGGAATTTGCCATATGTCTATATCCCCTCTAAGACG GACCTGGGTGCAGCCGCTGGCTCTAAGCGCCCCACCTGTGTGATAATGGTCAAGCCCCACGAGGAATACCAGGAGGCCTATGACGAGTGCCTGGAGGAGGTGcaagccctgcccccacccatgTGA